One genomic region from Jilunia laotingensis encodes:
- a CDS encoding helix-turn-helix transcriptional regulator, with the protein MERLDVFDCSNMLIASYFSDDRECAHENREHTLIYLCSGKLEIEERGKKTVLHPGDCAFMRRDNRMWLQKKVENGKPYRSIVLKFSRPFLREFYQTLNRQQIPTDSEREKVSLRVLPSNRPDIRSLFESVIPYFDAGEKPSEDVLKLKMVEGIYVLLNTDRNLYASLFDFVEPWKIDILDYLNENYMCDLSLEEIASYTGRSLATFKRDFAKVSNLTPQKWIIKRRLEAAHGLIKSGKKKVTEACFDVGFKNLSHFSKIYKEAYGVAPSW; encoded by the coding sequence ATGGAACGATTAGATGTATTCGATTGCTCGAACATGCTTATAGCAAGTTATTTCTCCGATGACAGGGAATGTGCCCACGAAAACAGGGAGCATACACTTATTTATTTATGCTCCGGCAAACTGGAAATAGAAGAACGTGGAAAGAAAACCGTGTTGCATCCGGGGGATTGTGCTTTCATGCGGCGCGATAACCGAATGTGGTTACAGAAAAAGGTTGAGAACGGAAAGCCTTACCGTTCTATCGTATTGAAGTTCTCAAGACCGTTTCTAAGAGAATTTTACCAGACACTTAACCGGCAACAAATTCCGACTGATTCCGAACGCGAGAAGGTAAGCCTGCGGGTACTGCCAAGTAACCGACCGGATATCCGTTCGCTGTTCGAATCCGTCATTCCCTATTTCGATGCAGGCGAAAAACCGTCCGAAGACGTACTGAAGTTGAAAATGGTAGAAGGGATATATGTATTGCTCAATACCGACCGGAATCTCTATGCCTCGTTGTTTGACTTCGTGGAGCCGTGGAAAATCGACATTCTCGACTATCTGAACGAGAACTACATGTGTGATCTTTCTCTGGAGGAGATTGCCAGTTACACGGGACGCAGCCTGGCTACCTTCAAGCGGGACTTTGCCAAAGTAAGCAACCTGACACCGCAAAAGTGGATTATCAAACGTCGTTTGGAGGCTGCACACGGTCTGATAAAATCAGGCAAAAAGAAAGTGACAGAAGCCTGTTTCGATGTGGGCTTCAAGAATCTGTCACATTTCTCCAAGATATACAAGGAGGCTTATGGTGTCGCTCCTTCATGGTAA
- a CDS encoding phosphatase PAP2 family protein has protein sequence MKKIVLCIVSIYSFALLSAQNPANNLIAEKKDSLCISVTNNFSRRLDRFSSSRFYQMTYIGVPLVVGGLIVKSEDDHFRSLRNDYLPRFSRHADDYMQYAPAAIMLGMKAAGVQSRSSWGRMLVSDAFSAILMGSTVNTLKRTTHVERPDGSNKHSFPSGHTATAFMTATMFNKEYGHKSPWVGVGAYGMATATGLMRMANNKHWLSDVLTGAGIGILSTEIGYYLADLIFKEKGMNRFTNEDMFERLDKPSFVSLYLGLNIPLSGYDIDEQTEFSTSSGSAAGMEGAYFFNPYIGAGGRFTVSNTSIIVNKDQAESNTFDAISVCGGSYFSYPLSSRWLVGSKLLGGYVYYPQLKLTDRTNSARGGFSLGSGVSLTFKAKEHYGIRFFLDYNLLPSHSRNSIEYMNMLTLGSSFMITL, from the coding sequence ATGAAAAAGATAGTACTGTGTATCGTTAGTATTTACAGCTTTGCCCTCTTGTCGGCTCAAAATCCGGCAAATAACCTAATTGCTGAAAAGAAAGATAGTTTATGTATCTCTGTAACAAACAATTTCAGTAGAAGACTTGACAGGTTCTCATCGTCCCGTTTCTATCAGATGACATACATTGGCGTTCCGCTGGTTGTCGGAGGTCTGATTGTAAAAAGTGAGGACGACCATTTCCGGAGCCTGCGTAATGATTATCTGCCCCGGTTCAGCCGCCATGCGGACGATTATATGCAGTATGCCCCTGCCGCAATAATGCTCGGCATGAAGGCCGCCGGTGTGCAAAGCCGCAGCTCATGGGGCAGGATGCTTGTCTCCGATGCTTTTTCTGCTATTCTTATGGGAAGTACGGTGAACACTTTGAAACGTACAACCCATGTCGAGCGTCCGGACGGCTCAAACAAGCACTCCTTTCCTTCCGGACATACCGCCACGGCATTTATGACCGCCACCATGTTCAATAAGGAATATGGACATAAAAGTCCGTGGGTTGGTGTCGGGGCATATGGCATGGCTACCGCAACCGGCCTTATGCGAATGGCAAACAACAAGCATTGGCTGAGTGACGTACTGACCGGTGCAGGCATAGGCATACTTTCAACAGAGATTGGTTATTACCTTGCAGACCTGATATTCAAAGAAAAGGGAATGAACCGGTTTACAAATGAGGATATGTTTGAACGGCTGGATAAACCTTCCTTTGTGAGTCTGTATCTCGGTTTGAATATCCCGTTGAGCGGTTATGACATCGATGAACAAACAGAGTTCAGTACGTCATCAGGCAGTGCGGCCGGTATGGAGGGTGCATATTTTTTCAATCCGTATATCGGTGCCGGAGGACGGTTTACCGTTTCCAATACCTCGATAATAGTCAATAAAGACCAAGCAGAGAGTAATACTTTCGATGCGATTTCGGTTTGCGGAGGAAGCTATTTTTCCTATCCGTTGTCTTCACGCTGGTTGGTAGGCAGTAAACTTTTGGGCGGCTATGTGTATTATCCCCAACTGAAACTGACAGACCGGACAAATTCCGCAAGAGGCGGTTTCTCTCTGGGAAGCGGGGTTTCATTGACATTCAAGGCAAAAGAACATTACGGTATCCGTTTTTTCCTCGACTATAATTTGCTTCCGTCACACAGTAGGAATAGTATCGAATATATGAATATGCTTACATTGGGGTCATCGTTTATGATTACGTTATAA
- a CDS encoding helix-turn-helix domain-containing protein — MNELQFPGLYIDDTVDPHAILPYLCRSGYYCLILTDSLAEVCTKYGRLHYDYCDGTLIGYHPDTVCTEIPASCLWTVAFHPDLFKRRILEKKIEEYTFFSYAPKEALHISLKEKHILTSCIDDIRRELHHGADSYTQIILIRHITRLLDYTTRFYERQFIVRELNNELLIRQYEKIVKQYIGDGKLAQEALTSAYCAGKLHLSEAYFKDLLEQQLGHTHNCHIQLQRIEIAKERLHFSDESLSQIVHELGFPSVQYFCFLFKKITGVNPNDYRCFN, encoded by the coding sequence ATGAACGAGTTGCAATTTCCCGGACTTTATATTGATGACACTGTCGACCCTCATGCGATTCTTCCGTACTTGTGTCGGTCGGGATACTATTGTCTGATATTGACGGACTCACTTGCTGAAGTCTGTACAAAGTATGGCCGACTGCATTACGACTACTGTGATGGAACGCTCATCGGTTATCATCCGGATACCGTTTGCACGGAAATTCCTGCCTCTTGCCTATGGACGGTTGCATTTCATCCCGATCTATTCAAGAGAAGAATACTTGAAAAAAAGATTGAAGAATACACGTTCTTTTCGTATGCACCCAAAGAAGCGTTGCATATATCCCTGAAAGAGAAACATATACTCACTTCGTGTATCGATGATATTCGCAGGGAGCTTCATCATGGTGCAGATTCCTACACACAGATTATTCTGATACGGCATATCACTCGTTTGTTAGACTATACTACTCGTTTTTATGAGCGGCAGTTCATTGTCCGTGAATTGAACAATGAACTGCTGATACGACAATACGAAAAAATTGTCAAACAGTATATTGGAGATGGAAAACTTGCACAAGAGGCACTTACATCCGCCTATTGTGCCGGAAAACTTCATTTATCAGAAGCCTATTTCAAAGACCTGCTTGAACAGCAACTCGGACATACGCACAACTGCCATATCCAACTTCAACGTATTGAAATAGCAAAGGAGAGACTACACTTTTCCGACGAATCTCTTTCTCAAATAGTGCATGAACTCGGATTTCCTTCAGTGCAATATTTCTGTTTTCTTTTCAAGAAAATAACGGGGGTAAACCCAAATGATTATAGATGCTTTAATTAA
- a CDS encoding aldo/keto reductase, with amino-acid sequence MDRRNFLRTASSFALLAAGATTGVSRVLAETSSSSLTGNLSDENTPNANDTMEYRKLGGLDVSAIGLGCLPMVGYYGGKYDKRDMIALIHQAYDKGVTFFDTAEVYGPYTSEEWVGEAIAPFRNKVKIGTKFGFGVEEKQPTAINSRPDHIRRAVEGSLKRLRTDHIDLLYQHRVDPKVPMEEVAETVKDLMQEGKVLHWGLSEASARSIRRAHAVCPLSAVQSEYAIWWREPETKIFPTLEELGIGFVPYCPLGRAYLTGVINENSRFYEGDRRWNLPQFTPEALKHNMPLVALVREWAERKGVTPAQFALIWMLSRKSWIAPIPGTTNPVHLNDLLGAGTVRLSTWEMEEFDKEYAKINLMGHRADPFTESQIDK; translated from the coding sequence ATGGATCGCAGAAATTTCTTAAGGACGGCATCGAGTTTTGCATTGCTCGCAGCCGGAGCTACAACGGGTGTTTCCCGTGTACTTGCCGAAACCTCTTCATCCTCCTTAACGGGAAATCTATCAGATGAAAATACACCGAATGCAAACGACACGATGGAGTATCGTAAGCTCGGAGGATTGGATGTATCGGCTATCGGTCTGGGCTGCCTGCCGATGGTGGGTTATTACGGTGGGAAGTACGACAAACGGGATATGATCGCTCTGATTCACCAGGCATACGATAAAGGCGTCACTTTTTTCGATACAGCAGAAGTTTATGGCCCTTACACCAGCGAAGAGTGGGTCGGTGAAGCAATCGCCCCATTCCGCAATAAAGTGAAAATCGGAACGAAGTTCGGCTTCGGTGTCGAGGAGAAACAACCGACCGCTATCAACAGCCGCCCCGACCATATCCGTCGGGCGGTGGAAGGTTCCTTGAAACGCCTACGTACCGACCATATCGACCTCTTGTATCAGCACCGTGTCGATCCGAAAGTACCGATGGAAGAGGTGGCCGAGACTGTCAAGGATTTAATGCAAGAAGGAAAAGTGTTACATTGGGGGTTGTCGGAAGCGAGTGCCCGTTCCATCCGTCGGGCGCACGCTGTTTGTCCGCTTTCGGCCGTGCAGAGCGAATACGCCATTTGGTGGCGAGAGCCTGAAACCAAAATCTTCCCGACATTGGAAGAACTCGGTATCGGCTTCGTGCCTTATTGTCCGTTAGGGCGTGCATACCTCACCGGTGTAATCAACGAGAACAGCCGTTTCTACGAAGGCGACCGTCGTTGGAACTTGCCGCAGTTCACACCCGAAGCCTTGAAACACAATATGCCGCTAGTCGCCTTGGTTCGCGAATGGGCCGAGCGCAAAGGAGTGACACCCGCGCAATTCGCTTTGATATGGATGTTATCTCGCAAATCGTGGATCGCTCCGATACCCGGAACGACCAATCCGGTACACTTGAACGATTTGCTCGGTGCAGGAACGGTTCGTCTCTCTACTTGGGAAATGGAGGAGTTCGATAAGGAGTATGCTAAAATCAACCTGATGGGGCATCGGGCAGATCCGTTCACCGAAAGTCAAATAGATAAATAA
- a CDS encoding flavin reductase codes for MVKTILGILSLLVMLSCSTAVKENTTKPDIMETNKKNLGNLLALYPKPMTVVGAEVGGKVNWLVVGHTGVIGHDRILVSMSKSHYTNQGIKKSKRLSVNLVSREMLPKADYVGSVSGATVDKSEVFAYHIGENGTPVIDASPLTMECEVVEIYETDGFDNFICTIVNTYAASNVLDSDGKLDYTKLKPVLFEFPTYSYLATGEIIGKCLNLDKQPGMCAKKPMTADGIVRLSKIEVYPQYLDEYIKYATEVGEISLRIEPGVLTMYAVSEKENPCKVTILETYVSRKAYEEHIASEHFQKYKQGTLHMVKSLTLSDQTPLNPANRLNNFMQ; via the coding sequence ATGGTAAAAACTATTTTAGGTATTCTGTCACTGCTTGTCATGTTGTCGTGCAGCACTGCCGTGAAAGAAAACACTACAAAACCCGATATTATGGAAACGAACAAGAAAAATCTCGGAAATCTGTTGGCACTCTATCCCAAACCGATGACGGTTGTCGGGGCGGAGGTCGGAGGAAAAGTAAACTGGCTCGTCGTAGGACACACGGGAGTTATCGGCCATGACCGGATACTGGTCAGCATGAGTAAAAGTCATTATACCAATCAAGGTATTAAGAAATCAAAACGACTTTCCGTCAATCTCGTGAGCCGTGAGATGTTACCGAAAGCTGATTATGTAGGAAGTGTTAGCGGAGCAACGGTCGATAAGTCAGAGGTATTTGCCTACCATATCGGAGAGAACGGTACTCCCGTCATAGACGCATCACCGCTGACGATGGAGTGTGAAGTGGTGGAGATTTATGAAACCGACGGTTTCGACAATTTCATTTGCACGATAGTCAATACATACGCTGCTTCCAACGTACTCGACAGTGATGGGAAGCTCGACTATACGAAACTGAAACCTGTCTTGTTCGAATTCCCGACCTACTCTTACCTTGCTACGGGCGAGATCATCGGCAAATGTCTGAATCTGGATAAGCAGCCGGGTATGTGCGCCAAAAAGCCGATGACGGCTGACGGTATCGTGCGGTTATCGAAAATAGAGGTTTATCCGCAATATCTCGATGAGTATATAAAATATGCGACCGAGGTGGGCGAAATTTCCCTACGTATCGAACCGGGCGTGCTGACGATGTATGCGGTCAGCGAAAAGGAGAATCCCTGCAAGGTAACGATTCTCGAAACGTATGTAAGCCGTAAGGCATACGAGGAGCATATTGCTTCGGAACACTTTCAGAAGTACAAGCAGGGAACACTGCACATGGTCAAATCCTTAACATTGTCCGACCAGACACCGCTCAATCCAGCTAACAGACTCAATAACTTCATGCAATAA
- a CDS encoding helix-turn-helix domain-containing protein, protein MEEVIRLDEVDKYNKLFGLETRHPLVSVVDLSKATQWPEHFKINYGVYALYLKDTYCGNIMYGRQSYDYQDGTIVSFAPGQVTETEMLKNVQPNAHGILFHPDLIRGTALGQEIKNYSFFSYETREALHLSEEERETVMDCLHKIEAELKHSIDKHSRRLICANIGLLLDYCMRFYERQFTTREEVNKDIVVRFERLLDEYFDSEAPIREGLPTVKYFADKVFLSANYFGDMIRKQTGQTASEYITNKLIERVKEALLGTDKTTSEIAYGLGFQYPQHLSRMFKRVTGYTPNEFRAQN, encoded by the coding sequence ATGGAAGAAGTTATAAGACTCGATGAGGTAGATAAATACAACAAACTGTTCGGACTCGAAACACGACATCCGTTAGTGAGTGTAGTCGATTTGTCGAAGGCAACGCAGTGGCCGGAACACTTTAAAATTAACTACGGTGTATATGCCCTTTATCTAAAGGATACCTACTGCGGGAATATCATGTACGGGCGTCAGAGTTACGACTATCAGGACGGTACGATAGTCAGTTTCGCCCCCGGTCAGGTTACGGAGACAGAGATGCTGAAAAATGTCCAGCCAAATGCCCATGGCATTTTATTCCATCCCGATCTGATTCGGGGTACGGCACTCGGTCAAGAGATTAAGAACTACTCGTTTTTCTCTTATGAAACCCGGGAGGCGTTGCATCTTTCGGAAGAAGAACGTGAAACCGTAATGGACTGTCTGCATAAAATAGAGGCGGAGTTAAAGCATAGTATCGACAAACACAGCCGTCGGTTGATTTGCGCCAATATCGGACTGTTGCTTGACTACTGTATGCGCTTCTACGAGCGACAGTTCACCACACGAGAAGAGGTAAACAAAGACATTGTCGTTCGTTTCGAGCGACTGTTGGACGAATATTTCGATAGCGAAGCCCCGATACGTGAAGGATTACCGACCGTCAAGTATTTTGCCGATAAGGTGTTTCTGTCTGCGAATTATTTTGGAGATATGATCAGGAAACAGACGGGGCAGACCGCCTCCGAATATATCACAAATAAACTGATCGAGCGGGTTAAAGAAGCCCTGCTTGGCACGGACAAGACAACGAGTGAGATTGCATACGGGCTGGGATTCCAATATCCGCAGCATCTAAGCCGGATGTTCAAACGGGTAACGGGTTATACGCCCAATGAATTTCGCGCTCAGAATTAG
- a CDS encoding sugar O-acetyltransferase has protein sequence METDKFKEYVKTRKALNTEEIHRFMDDMSNEARRITFRLNTAYHTPDEVRGLLSELFGYKVPESIRVFPPFYTDFGKNITVGEGVFINACCHFQDHGGMIIGDGCQIGHNVVFATLNHGLVPKDRQTTYPAPIVLGRNVWIGSNATILQGVTIGDNAVVGAGAVVTRDVEANTVVGGVPAKFIKRLR, from the coding sequence ATGGAAACGGATAAATTCAAAGAATATGTAAAAACGCGTAAAGCACTCAATACGGAGGAGATACACCGTTTCATGGACGATATGAGTAATGAGGCCAGACGTATCACTTTCCGGTTGAATACAGCATACCACACACCCGACGAAGTACGCGGATTGCTCTCAGAACTGTTCGGTTACAAGGTGCCGGAATCAATTCGGGTATTTCCACCGTTCTATACCGATTTCGGCAAGAACATTACCGTCGGTGAGGGAGTCTTCATCAATGCCTGTTGCCATTTTCAGGACCATGGCGGAATGATAATCGGTGACGGATGCCAGATCGGGCATAATGTGGTTTTTGCCACACTTAATCATGGCTTGGTTCCGAAAGACCGCCAGACGACTTATCCCGCACCTATCGTTCTTGGCAGGAATGTATGGATAGGTTCCAATGCAACAATCTTGCAAGGTGTAACAATCGGTGACAATGCTGTTGTCGGAGCCGGAGCGGTTGTAACAAGAGATGTGGAAGCAAATACAGTCGTAGGCGGTGTCCCAGCTAAATTTATAAAAAGGTTACGCTGA
- a CDS encoding carboxymuconolactone decarboxylase family protein, with amino-acid sequence MKTKVASLALLLILIFPIMAKSQVKIQQTAGRDALGEFAPEFARLNDDILFGEVWSRNNLLSLRDRSIVTVVALMSQGLTDSSFKYHLESAKKNGVTQTEIAEILTHAAFYAGWPKAWAAFRMAKEVWTDGNADSVAAGSLEAYAQTIIFPVGKPNDAYVKYFIGQSYTAPVVTNGVPVVNVTFEPGCRNNWHVHKATKGGGQTLVCVGGRGYYQEWGKEPVELRPGDTINIPAGVKHWHGAAPNSWFSHLAIEVPGENNSTEWLEPVGDEEYSKLK; translated from the coding sequence ATGAAAACAAAAGTAGCATCATTAGCTTTATTATTGATTTTAATTTTTCCGATCATGGCAAAATCACAAGTAAAAATCCAACAGACTGCCGGACGCGACGCGCTCGGAGAATTTGCCCCCGAATTTGCACGTTTGAATGATGATATTCTTTTCGGGGAAGTGTGGAGCCGGAACAATCTGCTTTCGCTCCGCGACCGCTCCATTGTAACCGTGGTGGCCCTGATGTCGCAGGGACTGACCGATTCCTCGTTCAAGTACCATCTCGAATCAGCGAAAAAGAACGGAGTGACTCAAACCGAGATAGCCGAAATACTCACCCATGCCGCATTCTACGCGGGCTGGCCGAAAGCGTGGGCAGCTTTCCGTATGGCAAAAGAGGTTTGGACCGACGGTAATGCAGACAGCGTAGCGGCAGGTTCGCTCGAAGCGTACGCGCAAACCATCATTTTCCCCGTGGGGAAACCCAACGATGCCTATGTCAAGTATTTCATCGGTCAAAGTTACACGGCTCCCGTGGTAACGAACGGAGTCCCCGTGGTAAATGTGACCTTCGAGCCGGGCTGCCGCAACAACTGGCACGTACACAAGGCTACAAAAGGCGGTGGTCAGACACTCGTATGCGTGGGCGGTCGCGGCTACTACCAGGAATGGGGCAAAGAGCCGGTGGAATTGCGTCCCGGAGATACTATCAATATTCCGGCAGGCGTGAAACATTGGCACGGGGCAGCTCCCAACAGCTGGTTCTCGCATCTGGCCATCGAAGTGCCCGGTGAGAATAACAGTACCGAGTGGCTGGAACCTGTCGGTGATGAAGAATATTCTAAATTAAAATGA
- a CDS encoding sensor histidine kinase has protein sequence MKKKSLMYKSLTQFIVCVAILLLLATPLFYWLTKSFYAEDMIDIIEAVQQGKPVPALDLEEDILHGIMIQFALIVTVLGVAIVLTMRFISGRLWQPFDKTLEAIERFKLENDVCPPLAESDTKEFTRLNVALQRLMTDSLHSYRLQKEFTENASHELQTPLAVFQSKLDLLLQQPEITERQAAIIQDLYQMNSRLSHLNRNLLLLAKMENNQFSRTESVDVITVIKDLQPYLESLSGGLVLKQNFSVASLPIKANRSLLESMVNNLVVNAVRHNKTGGEITVSLLNDRLTVSNTSNDAALDENQIFNRFYRPSEKTTGNGLGLSIVKAVCDYHGWKISYVYTDGKHQFMVIFQ, from the coding sequence ATGAAAAAGAAGAGTCTGATGTACAAATCGCTCACGCAGTTCATTGTCTGCGTGGCAATACTCCTGTTGCTGGCAACCCCTCTGTTTTATTGGCTGACCAAGAGCTTCTATGCCGAGGACATGATAGATATTATCGAAGCCGTACAGCAAGGGAAGCCGGTTCCGGCCCTCGACCTCGAAGAGGACATCCTGCACGGTATCATGATACAGTTTGCACTTATCGTTACCGTATTGGGCGTGGCTATCGTACTGACGATGCGTTTTATCTCCGGCCGGCTATGGCAACCGTTCGACAAAACACTGGAAGCGATCGAGCGCTTTAAGCTGGAAAACGACGTATGCCCGCCATTGGCAGAGAGTGACACCAAAGAATTTACAAGACTGAATGTCGCCTTGCAAAGGCTGATGACGGACAGTCTTCACAGTTACCGGTTACAGAAAGAGTTCACAGAAAACGCCTCACATGAGCTACAAACGCCATTGGCAGTATTCCAAAGCAAACTCGACCTGTTGCTCCAACAGCCGGAGATAACCGAACGGCAAGCCGCCATTATACAGGATTTATACCAAATGAATAGCCGTTTATCGCATCTGAACCGTAATCTGCTCTTACTGGCCAAGATGGAGAATAACCAGTTCAGCCGTACGGAGTCCGTCGATGTCATAACGGTGATAAAAGACCTTCAGCCCTATCTCGAAAGCCTCTCCGGAGGATTGGTCTTGAAGCAAAATTTTTCAGTAGCCTCTTTGCCGATAAAGGCCAACCGTTCCCTCTTGGAAAGCATGGTGAACAACCTCGTCGTGAATGCTGTACGCCACAATAAGACCGGTGGGGAAATAACCGTATCCTTGTTGAACGACCGGCTGACGGTATCCAATACGTCCAACGACGCGGCACTGGATGAGAATCAGATATTCAACCGTTTCTATCGCCCGTCAGAAAAAACGACGGGTAACGGTCTCGGACTTTCCATCGTCAAGGCCGTATGCGATTATCACGGCTGGAAGATTTCATATGTCTATACTGATGGAAAACATCAGTTTATGGTAATATTCCAGTAA
- a CDS encoding aldo/keto reductase, with protein sequence MNFKVLNNGIKMPVQGFGVFQIPNASECESVVTDALAIGYRLIDTASVYGNERAVGAAIRKSGILREELFITTKAWISEMSYERTLRAFDASLARLELNYLDLYLIHMPFGDYYGAWRALEELYIQGRVRAIGVCNFEPDRLLDLYYNTNVIPAVNQIEGHPYTPQTEAIRIMQELGVQAEAWGPLAEGRNGLFTDDILTGIGRKYDKSVAQVVLRWHLQRGVIAIPKSVHRQRMEENFNIKDFILTSEDMAAIASMNTGCNTILDLHTPEEVQRLYSIKCPT encoded by the coding sequence ATGAATTTTAAAGTATTAAATAATGGAATCAAGATGCCGGTACAGGGATTCGGTGTTTTTCAGATACCCAATGCTTCCGAATGTGAAAGCGTTGTTACTGATGCACTTGCCATCGGATACCGACTTATCGACACTGCTTCGGTCTATGGTAACGAACGAGCGGTCGGTGCGGCTATTCGGAAAAGTGGTATTCTACGTGAGGAGCTGTTCATCACGACCAAAGCATGGATTTCGGAAATGAGTTACGAACGGACATTGCGGGCATTCGATGCTTCGCTCGCCCGTTTAGAGTTGAATTACCTCGACCTATATTTGATCCATATGCCCTTCGGTGACTATTACGGAGCATGGCGGGCTCTGGAAGAACTCTATATACAAGGTCGTGTACGGGCTATCGGGGTATGCAATTTCGAGCCGGACAGACTGCTGGATTTATACTATAACACGAATGTTATTCCAGCGGTCAATCAGATAGAGGGGCATCCTTATACTCCGCAAACCGAAGCGATACGGATCATGCAGGAACTGGGCGTACAAGCAGAAGCATGGGGGCCTTTGGCCGAAGGACGGAACGGATTGTTCACGGACGACATTCTGACCGGCATCGGTCGCAAATACGATAAATCGGTGGCACAGGTCGTACTGCGCTGGCACTTACAGCGAGGAGTTATCGCCATTCCCAAATCAGTACATCGGCAGCGGATGGAAGAGAATTTCAACATCAAGGATTTCATACTGACGTCGGAGGATATGGCCGCAATCGCTTCCATGAATACGGGATGCAACACGATTCTCGACCTACACACTCCGGAAGAGGTGCAGCGGCTCTATAGTATCAAGTGCCCGACATGA
- a CDS encoding carboxymuconolactone decarboxylase family protein, whose translation MNKILLISIFSILTLNVMAQEKIVQTAGRTQLGEFAPKFAELNDDVLFGEVWSRTDKLGLRDRSLVTITSLISQGITDNSLVFHLQTAKKNGISRTEIAEIITHIGFYAGWPKAWAAFNLAKGVWAEDTASEDAKAAFQREMIFPIGEANAAYAQYFIGNSYLAPVSGDQVSIANVTFEPRCRNNWHIHKATKGGGQMLIGIAGRGWYQEEGKPAVEILPGTVIHIPANVKHWHGAAADSWFAHLAFEVPGEKTSNEWFEPVTDEEYDKLEQNK comes from the coding sequence ATGAACAAGATTCTTTTAATTTCAATATTCAGCATTTTAACACTCAATGTTATGGCACAAGAAAAGATAGTACAAACGGCAGGACGCACCCAACTCGGTGAGTTCGCACCCAAATTTGCGGAACTCAATGACGATGTTCTCTTCGGCGAAGTATGGAGCCGCACTGATAAACTCGGTCTGCGTGACCGTAGTTTAGTAACGATTACCTCCCTTATCAGTCAGGGTATCACGGATAATTCGCTCGTGTTCCACCTCCAGACAGCAAAGAAGAACGGTATTAGCCGTACCGAGATCGCTGAAATCATTACTCATATCGGATTCTACGCGGGTTGGCCGAAGGCTTGGGCGGCATTCAACCTCGCCAAAGGCGTATGGGCGGAAGATACTGCCAGTGAAGATGCCAAAGCTGCTTTCCAGCGTGAGATGATTTTCCCTATCGGCGAAGCGAATGCAGCATACGCCCAATACTTCATCGGCAACAGTTACCTCGCACCCGTTTCGGGCGATCAAGTGTCGATAGCAAACGTCACATTCGAGCCTCGCTGCCGTAATAACTGGCATATCCACAAAGCAACAAAAGGCGGTGGACAGATGCTTATCGGTATAGCCGGACGAGGTTGGTATCAGGAAGAAGGCAAGCCAGCAGTAGAGATTCTGCCCGGTACGGTCATCCATATTCCAGCTAACGTGAAACACTGGCACGGAGCGGCAGCCGACAGTTGGTTTGCGCATCTGGCTTTCGAGGTTCCGGGAGAAAAAACATCCAACGAATGGTTCGAACCGGTCACGGACGAGGAGTACGACAAGCTCGAACAGAATAAATAA
- a CDS encoding tautomerase family protein, which yields MPHIAVTMLPGRDWETKQKLAENLCNTLIETLGIDAKFVSVSVEDVEMKDWENSMQRIPAGTIIIDPNKK from the coding sequence ATGCCACACATTGCAGTAACCATGTTACCCGGCAGAGACTGGGAAACAAAACAAAAATTAGCCGAGAATTTGTGCAACACATTGATTGAAACCCTCGGAATCGACGCCAAATTCGTATCCGTATCCGTCGAAGATGTGGAGATGAAAGACTGGGAAAATTCAATGCAGCGCATTCCGGCAGGAACAATCATTATAGATCCAAATAAGAAATGA